The following proteins are encoded in a genomic region of Vibrio spartinae:
- a CDS encoding LysE family translocator, with protein sequence MPIEFLLTSLIVVLLPGTGVLYTVSIGLTRGAKASLYAALGCTAGIIPHLVASVFGLAAILHTSAVLFQLLKYVGVIYLAYLAWGMWKDAGALTLQNENTSQTGYLAIASKAVLINLLNPKLSIFFLAFLPQFVPAQQTAPILHMLLLSLVFMLMTFIVFVIYGMLADKIRHAIIQSPKIVRRIQKSFAGLFVLMGIKLAAMER encoded by the coding sequence ATGCCAATTGAATTTCTTCTGACGTCACTGATTGTTGTTCTGCTCCCCGGTACGGGGGTGTTGTATACCGTATCGATAGGTCTGACTCGCGGAGCCAAAGCAAGTCTCTATGCAGCGCTCGGCTGTACCGCTGGTATTATTCCGCATTTGGTAGCCAGCGTCTTCGGGCTGGCGGCCATTTTACATACCAGTGCGGTCCTTTTTCAGCTATTAAAATATGTCGGCGTGATCTATCTGGCTTATCTGGCTTGGGGCATGTGGAAAGACGCCGGCGCACTGACCCTACAAAATGAAAACACATCTCAAACGGGTTACCTTGCTATTGCGTCCAAAGCCGTATTGATTAATTTACTCAACCCGAAACTGTCGATCTTTTTTCTCGCTTTCTTACCTCAGTTTGTCCCTGCACAACAGACGGCTCCGATACTGCACATGTTGCTCTTGAGTTTGGTGTTCATGCTGATGACCTTCATCGTGTTTGTTATCTACGGCATGTTGGCCGATAAAATTCGCCATGCCATCATCCAGTCTCCCAAAATTGTCCGGCGAATCCAGAAAAGCTTTGCCGGACTGTTTGTGTTAATGGGGATAAAACTGGCAGCAATGGAACGTTAA